The Vulpes lagopus strain Blue_001 chromosome 24, ASM1834538v1, whole genome shotgun sequence genome has a window encoding:
- the TMEM177 gene encoding transmembrane protein 177, with product MAGPLWRAAAFVQRHRAGLLVGSCAGLFGAQISYHLLPDPVIRWLYQYWPQGQPAPLSPELQSLFQEVLQDVGVPSGHSYEAFTSFTFQPVSAGFPRLPAGAIVGIPATFLGGTLIDSDDPVVVHGQRVNWQSPAGTRLRDALTLSRDAQKFALAKEVVYLESSTAALQALLAPACLAGTWALGVGAKHALGLYGGPMNLRAAFNLAAAVAGFVAYAFSTDSLTHALEAWLDRRTAALSTAYAQGGVEFYEKILSGNIALRSLLGKRGEQLYTPSGNIVPRHWFRIKHLPYTTRRDSVLQMWRATLNPGHS from the coding sequence ATGGCAGGTCCCCTGTGGCGGGCCGCAGCATTCGTGCAGAGACACAGAGCAGGCCTGTTGGTGGGTTCCTGTGCCGGCCTGTTCGGGGCCCAGATCTCATACCACCTCTTACCAGATCCTGTGATCCGGTGGCTGTACCAGTACTGGCCTCAGGGCCAGCCAGCTCCGCTCTCCCCAGAGCTGCAGAGCCTCTTCCAAGAGGTGCTCCAGGACGTGGGTGTCCCCTCGGGCCATAGCTATGAGGCTTTCACCTCATTCACCTTCCAGCCTGTGAGTGCTGGCTTCCCACGACTCCCTGCTGGGGCGATAGTGGGCATCCCAGCCACCTTCCTGGGTGGCACATTGATCGACAGTGATGATCCAGTAGTTGTACACGGGCAAAGAGTCAACTGGCAGAGCCCAGCAGGCACCCGGCTGAGAGATGCCCTGACCCTGTCCCGCGACGCCCAGAAGTTTGCCTTGGCCAAGGAAGTGGTATACCTGGAGAGCAGTACAGCTGCCCTACAGGCCCTGTTGGCCCCAGCTTGCCTGGCAGGAACCTGGGCGCTGGGCGTGGGTGCCAAGCATGCACTGGGGCTCTATGGAGGCCCCATGAATTTACGGGCTGCCTTCAACCTGGCAGCAGCAGTGGCAGGCTTTGTGGCCTATGCCTTCTCCACGGACTCTCTCACTCATGCGCTGGAAGCCTGGCTCGACCGCCGCACAGCTGCGCTGTCTACAGCCTATGCCCAGGGTGGAGTGGAGTTCTATGAGAAGATTTTGTCGGGCAACATAGCCCTGCGCAGTCTCTTGGGCAAGCGTGGAGAGCAGCTGTATACGCCCAGTGGGAACATCGTTCCCAGACACTGGTTTCGCATCAAACATTTACCCTACACAACCCGCCGGGATTCTGTGCTGCAGATGTGGAGGGCAACACTCAACCCAGGCCACTCCTGA